In a single window of the uncultured Pseudodesulfovibrio sp. genome:
- a CDS encoding tetratricopeptide repeat protein, with the protein MFKRIFQFLFFACLLLAGVYYSAMPEIAHELKAAARSGDAEAQVVLARMYFEGEFGKHDPVAAVQWLQRAADQGNADALNILGRFYLAGLGVDQDPAKGLELVRAAAEKDQPQAQAYMASAYAKGEGVKRDAAKFLHWTRRAAENGDAQSRFNLATLYLIGSLVPQNVPEGQRWLELSADQGFTEAQVALGEMLIRGVGQPPDLVEACKWFAIAGTKGNPQAERRLNQVVAYMTREEMNEAAHRANVWLQAKNGSR; encoded by the coding sequence ATGTTCAAGCGGATATTCCAGTTCCTCTTCTTTGCCTGTCTGCTCCTGGCGGGTGTCTACTATTCGGCCATGCCCGAGATCGCACACGAGTTGAAGGCCGCGGCCAGGTCCGGCGACGCCGAGGCTCAGGTCGTTCTGGCGCGCATGTATTTCGAAGGCGAGTTCGGCAAGCATGACCCGGTTGCGGCCGTCCAGTGGCTGCAACGGGCCGCGGATCAGGGCAACGCCGACGCCCTGAACATTCTCGGGCGGTTCTATCTCGCGGGATTGGGCGTGGACCAGGACCCGGCCAAGGGGCTGGAACTGGTTCGTGCGGCCGCCGAAAAGGATCAGCCCCAGGCTCAGGCCTACATGGCCTCGGCCTACGCCAAGGGAGAGGGCGTGAAGCGCGACGCGGCGAAATTTCTGCACTGGACCCGCAGGGCCGCTGAAAACGGCGATGCCCAGAGTCGCTTCAATCTGGCCACACTCTATCTCATCGGCAGCCTGGTCCCGCAAAATGTGCCAGAAGGGCAGCGTTGGCTTGAACTCTCGGCGGATCAGGGGTTCACCGAGGCACAGGTGGCCCTGGGTGAGATGCTCATCCGCGGCGTGGGCCAACCTCCGGATCTGGTCGAGGCGTGCAAGTGGTTCGCCATCGCCGGGACCAAGGGCAATCCCCAGGCCGAAAGGCGACTCAATCAGGTCGTCGCGTACATGACTCGCGAGGAAATGAATGAGGCCGCCCACCGGGCCAACGTCTGGCTTCAAGCCAAGAACGGCTCGCGGTAG